One genomic region from Conexibacter woesei DSM 14684 encodes:
- a CDS encoding excalibur calcium-binding domain-containing protein, translating into MRKLLLAGLATASLAALPAVPALAAKDRGDAPAASTSKRKCDPNYRGRCLRPGVSDYDCAGGSGNGPYYVSGPFRVVGSDRHRLDADGDGIACE; encoded by the coding sequence ATGCGCAAGCTGCTCCTCGCGGGGCTCGCGACCGCGAGCCTCGCCGCCCTGCCCGCCGTCCCCGCGCTCGCCGCCAAGGATCGCGGCGATGCGCCTGCCGCCTCTACCTCGAAGCGGAAGTGCGATCCCAACTACCGCGGGCGCTGCCTGCGCCCCGGGGTCAGCGACTACGACTGCGCCGGCGGCAGCGGCAACGGGCCCTACTACGTGAGCGGGCCGTTCCGCGTCGTCGGCAGCGATCGCCACCGCCTTGACGCCGACGGCGACGGCATCGCCTGCGAATAG
- a CDS encoding glycosyl hydrolase, with amino-acid sequence MPGTAPIRPRLRLLLVALALLLALPSAAGAASLSVGMGEEDPAMFSDPQFTALRLKRARYVAGWDTALSAGAQRTAADAFLRTARAAGYDVLVSFAHSGNRGKMRTLPSAAAYAKGVKAFVKRYPWVRTYSPWDEANTCSEPTCRDPKAAATFYRTLQRACRSCTVIAAEVLDTDYTEMRRYLQQFMKYAGKPTPRLWGLHPYSDANRFRTIGTRTMLATVPGTIWMTEVGGLYSDGRSFPPSASRQVRATKQMLRLATSSPRIARLYIYCWYGGGTFDAGLTSSSGVPRPAYDTVDDWLRTRSTGK; translated from the coding sequence GTGCCTGGCACCGCGCCCATCCGACCCCGACTGCGCCTGCTGCTGGTCGCGCTCGCGCTGCTGCTGGCGCTGCCCTCCGCCGCCGGCGCCGCCTCGCTGTCGGTCGGCATGGGGGAGGAGGACCCGGCGATGTTCTCCGACCCGCAGTTCACGGCGCTGAGACTGAAGCGGGCGCGCTACGTCGCCGGCTGGGACACGGCGCTGAGCGCCGGCGCCCAGCGCACGGCGGCCGACGCGTTCCTCAGAACCGCGCGCGCGGCCGGCTACGACGTGCTCGTCTCGTTCGCGCACTCGGGCAACCGCGGGAAGATGAGAACGCTGCCGTCCGCGGCGGCGTACGCGAAGGGCGTCAAGGCGTTCGTCAAGCGGTACCCCTGGGTGCGGACCTACTCTCCCTGGGACGAGGCCAACACCTGCTCGGAGCCGACCTGCCGCGACCCGAAGGCGGCGGCGACGTTCTACCGCACGCTCCAGCGCGCATGCCGCTCGTGCACGGTGATCGCGGCAGAGGTGCTCGACACCGACTACACCGAGATGCGCCGCTACCTGCAGCAGTTCATGAAGTACGCGGGCAAGCCGACGCCGCGGCTGTGGGGGCTGCATCCCTACAGCGACGCGAACCGCTTCCGCACGATCGGCACGAGAACGATGCTCGCGACGGTGCCGGGCACGATCTGGATGACCGAGGTCGGCGGGCTCTACTCGGATGGCAGGTCGTTCCCGCCCTCGGCCAGCCGGCAGGTGAGAGCGACGAAGCAGATGCTCAGACTCGCGACGAGCAGCCCGCGGATCGCGCGGCTGTACATCTACTGCTGGTACGGCGGCGGCACGTTCGATGCCGGCCTGACGTCGTCGAGCGGCGTGCCGCGCCCGGCGTACGACACCGTCGATGACTGGCTCAGAACACGGAGCACTGGAAAATAG
- a CDS encoding glucose 1-dehydrogenase produces MRFEGKTAVVTGAGSGMGRAMAVAFQREGARVVALDVRGDAAERTIAELPAETGASGSFALAVDVTDAAAVDAAVDTAIERAGGIDVLCSNAGVLDGYAPAHETSVEQWQQVLAVNLTGPFLLARRIAPHMAERGGGAIVNTASISSFVAGGGGAAYTASKHGVLGLTRQLAFDYGRSGVRVNAICPGAVATEMTASLRVPSEANAHVDAQIAGTPAGRWAQPEEIAELALYLASDAASFIHGTPVLIDGGWTLS; encoded by the coding sequence ATGCGATTCGAGGGCAAGACGGCGGTCGTCACGGGCGCCGGCTCCGGCATGGGACGCGCGATGGCGGTGGCGTTCCAGCGCGAGGGCGCGCGCGTCGTCGCGCTCGACGTGCGCGGCGACGCGGCGGAGCGGACGATCGCGGAGCTGCCCGCCGAGACGGGCGCGAGCGGGTCGTTCGCGCTGGCGGTCGACGTCACCGACGCGGCCGCGGTCGACGCCGCGGTCGACACGGCGATCGAGCGCGCGGGCGGGATCGACGTGCTCTGCTCCAACGCCGGCGTGCTCGACGGCTACGCGCCCGCGCACGAGACCTCGGTCGAGCAGTGGCAGCAGGTGCTGGCCGTCAACCTGACCGGTCCGTTCCTGCTCGCGCGTCGCATCGCACCGCACATGGCCGAGCGCGGCGGCGGCGCGATCGTCAACACCGCCTCGATCTCCTCGTTCGTCGCCGGCGGCGGTGGCGCCGCCTACACGGCCTCCAAGCACGGCGTGCTCGGCCTGACCCGCCAGCTCGCGTTCGACTACGGCCGCTCGGGCGTGCGCGTCAACGCGATCTGCCCCGGCGCCGTCGCGACCGAGATGACGGCGTCGCTGCGCGTCCCCTCTGAGGCGAACGCGCACGTCGACGCGCAGATCGCCGGCACGCCCGCCGGCCGCTGGGCGCAGCCGGAGGAGATCGCGGAGCTCGCGCTCTACCTCGCCAGCGACGCGGCCTCGTTCATCCACGGCACGCCCGTGCTGATCGACGGCGGCTGGACGCTCTCCTGA
- a CDS encoding helix-turn-helix domain-containing protein: MSPPRKTEDGPLADVTQVALKDVGARLRRDREARGVGVRELARRIGVSPSLISAIELGKANPSIGTLYQIVDELNLSVDELMLEGATGPDTVVRRAGGSGAAGGGPGAGGSPADHLTRAAELIDAPLGGEPDDPVQRLETRASVHLPGVTWERLTARDDAAVDFLYVTYEVGAESCAEDNLMRHGGYEYGLILEGRLGIRIRFRTYELGPGDSISFDSMEPHRFWTVGDEPSRSVWLVVRRRNDPRMDARAFE, translated from the coding sequence ATGTCACCGCCACGCAAGACCGAGGACGGCCCTCTTGCCGACGTCACGCAGGTCGCGCTGAAGGACGTCGGCGCGCGACTGCGGCGTGACCGCGAGGCGCGCGGCGTCGGCGTGCGCGAGCTGGCGCGCCGCATCGGCGTCTCCCCCAGCCTCATCTCCGCGATCGAGCTGGGCAAGGCGAACCCGTCGATCGGCACGCTCTACCAGATCGTCGACGAGCTGAACCTGTCGGTCGACGAGCTGATGCTTGAGGGCGCGACCGGCCCGGACACCGTCGTGCGCCGCGCGGGCGGGAGCGGTGCGGCCGGCGGCGGACCCGGCGCGGGCGGCTCGCCCGCCGACCACCTCACGCGCGCCGCGGAGCTGATCGACGCGCCGCTCGGCGGCGAGCCGGACGACCCCGTCCAGCGCCTGGAGACGCGCGCGTCGGTCCACCTGCCCGGCGTCACCTGGGAGCGGCTGACCGCGCGCGACGACGCCGCCGTCGACTTCCTCTACGTCACCTACGAGGTCGGCGCCGAGTCGTGCGCGGAGGACAACCTGATGCGCCACGGCGGCTACGAGTACGGCCTGATCCTGGAAGGCCGGCTCGGCATCCGCATCCGCTTCAGGACCTACGAGCTCGGCCCCGGCGACTCGATCTCGTTCGACTCGATGGAGCCGCACCGCTTCTGGACCGTCGGCGACGAGCCGAGCCGCTCCGTCTGGCTCGTCGTCCGCCGCCGCAACGACCCGCGGATGGACGCGCGCGCGTTCGAGTAG
- a CDS encoding alpha-ketoacid dehydrogenase subunit beta has translation MSTPEPTTAPAKPPRYVEAVSRALADELAADETVVVMGVDVGAAGGAYGATRGLHERFGPDRVLDTPIAEAGVLGAAVGAAMAGLRPVTEIMYMDFLTVCLDPIVNQAAKLPYMTGGGVTMPIVFRTQTGGGRSSGAQHSQSLEALLAHIPGLKVFLPSDARDAYDLLRAAVRDDGPVVVVENRRLYNRRAEDFDTRAPLPPGRARVVRAGDELTVVAWGRMVDEVRRACEDPELLGGVGVELIDLRTLVPLDLDTVADSVLRTGRALIVHEAVTDFGPGAEIAARLDERLRYDVEGPIRRLGALSSPVPYSPGLEAEVLPDALKIAAAVRELLAG, from the coding sequence ATGTCTACGCCTGAGCCTACGACCGCCCCCGCCAAGCCCCCGCGCTACGTCGAGGCTGTCTCGCGCGCGCTGGCGGACGAGCTGGCGGCGGACGAGACGGTCGTCGTGATGGGGGTCGACGTGGGTGCGGCCGGCGGCGCGTACGGCGCGACGCGCGGGCTGCACGAGCGCTTCGGTCCCGACCGTGTGCTCGACACGCCGATCGCCGAGGCGGGCGTGCTCGGCGCCGCGGTCGGCGCGGCGATGGCGGGGCTGCGGCCGGTGACGGAGATCATGTACATGGACTTCCTCACCGTCTGCCTCGACCCGATCGTCAACCAGGCCGCGAAGCTGCCGTACATGACCGGCGGCGGCGTCACGATGCCGATCGTCTTCCGCACGCAGACGGGCGGCGGGCGCTCAAGCGGCGCGCAGCACTCGCAGAGCCTGGAGGCGTTGCTGGCGCACATCCCGGGGCTGAAGGTCTTCCTGCCCTCCGACGCGCGCGACGCCTACGACCTGCTGCGCGCCGCCGTCCGCGACGACGGCCCGGTCGTGGTGGTGGAGAACCGCCGCCTCTACAACCGCCGCGCCGAGGACTTCGACACGCGCGCGCCGCTCCCGCCCGGCCGCGCGCGCGTCGTGCGCGCGGGCGATGAGCTGACCGTCGTGGCGTGGGGGCGGATGGTCGACGAGGTGCGGCGCGCCTGCGAGGACCCCGAGCTGCTCGGCGGCGTCGGCGTCGAGCTGATCGACCTGCGCACGCTCGTCCCGCTCGACCTCGACACCGTCGCCGACAGCGTCCTGCGCACCGGCCGCGCGCTGATCGTCCACGAGGCGGTCACCGACTTCGGCCCCGGCGCCGAGATCGCGGCCCGCCTCGACGAGCGCCTGCGCTACGACGTCGAGGGCCCGATCCGCCGCCTCGGCGCGCTGTCGAGCCCCGTCCCGTACAGCCCCGGCCTCGAAGCCGAGGTGCTCCCCGACGCGCTCAAGATCGCCGCGGCGGTGCGGGAGCTGCTGGCGGGCTAG